Below is a genomic region from Triticum dicoccoides isolate Atlit2015 ecotype Zavitan chromosome 5A, WEW_v2.0, whole genome shotgun sequence.
TGGCCCCAGAGGTGATTTCTCTATCATTACTACCGCTACCACAACTTGGTTGTTATGTAATACCAATGCTAAATTTAAGCTGTAAAGAGCAGATACGTCCATTAGAGGTTGCGAGCCTGAATACCCAAGCTCTGAGTTCAGGTTGACAGATTGACAGGGTAGGAAACACCTGGCCATCAACTTTTTTTCATTGAAAAAGAAGAAACCACAGAGTTCAACAGTTGTGAACTTGTGATCTAAAgcattctggtgcaacagcaacctATCAATGTTTTAGTTACAACCCTTGGAATACGGCACCATCGCACCACCCCAAGGATGAACACTTGTGAGACCAAAATAGAACTGCTATCCTCTAAAAAAGAGTAAAAAAACTGCTACCAGACCTACACAAGGATGCTAGACATAATCTTACTCAGATATTCACCCATCAGATGGTAGTGTATTGTAGTGTAGCAGCAGTTACATTTTTCCTCATGTTCTTCATCTCCCAACTCCTGAAGCTTTCTTTTCGTCAGTACCACGCGATTGAGGGTCGCTCTCTCCTGGCCTCCAGTTCCCCATTGCTTCTCTCTAGTTGATTCAGTTCCAGAATTTGGCATATTGGCGTCTTATGTCTTGAGAAGCTGCTGTAAGCACCGCAAAAACATCAACAAACTAGCACATGATATTTTGCTAAAATGTAAATCATTCCTCATCTTTTTAGATTAACCATAATGCAGAAGTAATCATGTTTGCATCTCAATTTTAGTATGACTGATCCTTCATTTGGACATTGATTCACCACTTATCAATTCTGAAAAGCTCAAACCAAACATTCTGAATCGCCTCGCAAATGAGACGAGGCACTGCTCTGAGTTCATTTCGATGGCATTGCTTGACATGTGGACAACATTGTATTGCTCCATATGCTTGATAGAAGCAAGGAGATTATTTTGTTTCTTTGCTATTTTTGAAACGAAAGGGGAAGTTTCATTCTTAAACCTGTATTTAATTCCCCACAACGAAAACAAGAACCTGTATTTAATCTTTAGCCAGCAAATTATTATTTATTGGTAGAGATAGTGTGCAAACCGCTGTCATTAGAGAGAATATTTTACGGACTTGCATCCTTTGATTGTTACCTCTTTATCCTTTCTTCACAATAAATTCATCTACTACCATTTCTGTATCTTAATAGTGCAGTGGCGGTGAATTCAAGAAATAGAGGTCATCAGTGAAATATTTTTGATTGATATATCACCTTACAAAGTTTTGTCTGTTATAGGTTATAGAACACAAGCCCTACGACCACAAGGCTGATGTTTTTAGTTTTGGAATTTTGTTGTGGGAACTGCTCACTGGGAAGGTACTTGCATCACTCTTCTGCCACTGTTTTTCATTATGTTAACTGCATTGTTTTAAATGAGTTTTGTTTATACATCTATTGCTTGCAGATTCCTTACGAGTACCTGACACCATTACAAGCAGCTGTAGGTGTGGTTCAGAAGGTAAAATTGCTTGTCATTTCTCCAAGACCGCAGTCTTCTTTGTTCTTGTTATGTTTAGACATGGATTCTTACTCAAATTATCATGTCCACCACACAGTAGCATGGTAATGATCATATATGTTTTGGACTACTGCTATGTTCAGACATGGATTCTTACTCAATTTATCATATCCACCAACCATAATAATGATCGTATATGCTTTGGACTACTGCGCACAGATAACATAACCTGGTTTGAGTTTCTTTTGTCCCATGATATCATGGGATTTCAAGATATGATCAGTGTTAACATACTCTTAGGAATGGTTCGCTGACGCACAAGCAAAACGAATGATATTTGGACATCAGTGTAGTGATCTaagcgctcttatatttctttaaagAGGGAGTACTTCCTAATTTAAAGATAAATGCAAAAATATAATtaccttatactccctccgtttctaaatgcaagtctttttagaaatttcagtgcggacacatacagatgtatatagacattttagagtgtagattcactcattttgcgtcatatgtagtccatattgaggacttatatttaggaacggagggagtacaatcttATTAACATGTCAATCTTGCTTCTCAGGGATTGCGGCCCACAATACCAAAAAATGCTCATGCAAAGCTTGCGGAGCTCCTTCAGAAGTGCTGGCAGCAGGACCCTGCTGAAAGGCCAGATTTCTCGGAGATATTAGAAGCTCTTAAGAAAATAGCAGAGGAGGTTTGTGACCAAGACTGCACACCGACTTACTTTAATGCATTGAGGCTTACGTTCTTATTCAAAGCGATGGTGCAGGTTGGAGATGAGCATGACGGGAAGCACAAGGACAAATCCCTGGGGGGATTCTTTTCGTCTCTGAGGGGGCGAGGACACTAAGGTGGCGCAGGTGTACATGGTTTGCAGTCCATTTGGACGGGCCTGAGCGAAGATCAGCGCCTGTTTGTCAGAATACCCAGCGCCAGTACATCCAGATGGATGCCTGCTGCATCAGTGAACTGGGCCGGATGACAACTTTTCAGTTGTAGTTCCCACTCATCGGCTGCAGCCAATAGTTTTTTTTGTCTGGTTATTTACTTCCGGGTTCTATTACATGTAACATAGGGAGAGAGTGCTTGTGGACTGTACATTATTTAATCTGATTCCTCTAACAGGCTGTAACTTGCACATGAAATAATAAGCCTAGCTTAGGGCGTGCTGTGATTCTTTCACTTGCCAGTTACCTCTTTACATCCTGCTCGCAGCTTGAATGTTCTTGCATGGCTGGTTTTCCGGGTTTTCcccaatattttttttgttttctgggaATGGCGTCTTGGCATGATGCTATCCTGATGTTCTTATCAGCTTGCGGCGTGTTTTTGTCTTGTGAAACGGCAAAGGCACATGCATGCGCAACTCTGCTCTGAACAAAGACGAGCTGGAGTTGGCTGCTCATTCCTGCCAATATTTTTGTTCCTTTTGATGCTCCGTAGCCCCTGTGATGCTAAACTTGCATCACTAGCTTACTTTTCTGCTCTCCTTTGATGTAATGGCCAAGAAATGAATAAAGTGGTGCTGCAGCAGGTGACAACGCTTAGCTTTTACTCTTTGCCTGCAGAGTCACTGTTTTTACCTAGTACTCCGTCAATGAAACGTACCTGTTCTACGCCGTTGGCTTGGATTAAAAATATAACCATTCGGTTATGGTTGTATTATCTCAAAAAATTGAACGTTTGCTTCTTTTTATGAAAAATAACTTCCGGTGGCCATGTAAAAAAAAACACTAATGGTGGCATATGATGTCTTGTTTGCAGTCCCTGACTGCATTTGTCTGCACCAATTCCATGTCGACGACAAGGACATACAAGATCTGCTTCTTGTTGGATTTCCCAAGGAACTACTTTTTTAATTTTAGGATGTCACAACAGTTCCTTAAATGTCAAGTGTAAAAAGGTTTTGTAGCGTGAATTTGTTGTTGTAAAACATGATTAGATGGATAGATCCAAAGCCTgccttttgccttttctttttcccTCTGTTTCCTTCTTGTCCTTCCTCAGTATTCACTCATTTTGGTCTGCTCTCCTACTGAATCGATTCCCTTCTTTGCTTTCCCACTTTAAGCATCTTCTCTTTGCTTGATCAGAGAGTCATGGAACCTATCATATTTGCCTGTGGATGGGTTAATACATATACTTCACCTCATTTCAGCGCTGGTAACCTAGGCTCTGGCCACCATGGCAGGGCTTGGTACTGGAGCACCAATCGTGAAGGTGTATCATGAGAAATCTATAATCTTACCAGATGTGTCAAGGGTGCTTGCATGCCTGTACGAGAAGGAAATCGACTTTACGAGAGAGACATTCTCCTCTTACAAGAGCCTACTCAGACTTCAGGTACGTGGTGTCTCTAATTCTTAACTCTGCATGGAATTAGCTGTTCAAGACCATAAGCAGTCTAATATCAGTTTCTAGCAAAACAGTTCAATACCATCATTACATTTTGTTCATGTGCGCTCTACAGGCATCGGGCCATGTTCCAGTTCCATTCTATGATGGACCTAATAAATTCCTAGAAGGTAAGGTTTCAGATTTGTGAAGTCCAGTTACTATTTCATTTTAGTCCTACATGTCTGGATGCTTATCCTTCTTTTCTACAGTTAAATGATCTTGTTAGTTAGCCTGCTACAAGGACATTCATTGGGCCTTGACTAGGAATCTGTATCAGAAACAAGTGAAAAATCCAGATAGTCTGGTAAAACTGTTATCTGCTAAAACACACTAGTGCTTCTTGTCAAATTTTATTCTCGAGACTTTTGGCATATGCAGGCTCCATTTTCAGTCACTCACCATACCATATCTCTTTCATTTTGCACTGATAGTTAATCAATGTAGTTAGTACTTCCTGCTTGTCCCTAAAGACTCCCAAATAGCTTGATCCAGAACAGCATAGTGAATTTTACGGACTTACACCACGCTGAAATAACTACGATCATGATTAACTTGCCATAAGCAGATTCCAGAAATATAGCTTCCATAAAAAGGATAGATCGGAGAAATTCACGTTACTTGGGGACGCGAATCAGCTAAACACTGTTATTTTCTTTGATGTAATTTGTTCCATCAGCTAAACACTAGTATTTTATTTTCGTGTAATTTGTTCTTAGAAGCTAGATGACCGATTATATTGTTGTTTTTACATTTTGTGTGACTAATATTATCCAATGACAAATTCTTCCATGGAAGATAAATCCTAGGTTTGCCATGGTTATGTGTTGATTGTAAGGGAAAACAATCCTTTAATTCATAAATAAAATCTGTAGGATGAATATTGTCACTGCTATATGTTTTGTGTGTTAATAAATAACAAAATTGAGCATTAGAACACTATGTAAGCTCTCCCATATATTGGCTGAGCCTACACTGAAAAATCTCATCAAGAACTTGAGATGGAAGCCATGTTATGTGGGGCTGGGTAAGAGCTTCCTTCCAAAACAAACTATAACAAACTAAAGGCACATCATAGATCATGTAAATGTTCCAGTCTGTATATTTCAGTGCTTGTCAGGAGCTcattatgaaactgcaatagtgcaaGCTTTTCTTAAATGGCTTTTTACACTGGACAGTTATGATTATTGGTGGAATTTCAGTCTTTTTTCTTTGTGTTGGGTAAGTTTAATGAATGTGTGACTGTGATGTTTCTTCATGTGTAGATGGACTTTGATCGACTATTTAAGCTGTATAGACAATGATGTTTGATTAAGCTATGCTGTCCATTTATGATTAAGCTATGATGTCCTTTTGACCGATTAAGCTGTAAACTGTTAGTATTTCAGCCAAGATGGGAAATTGCTTCCTTTAAACTTGCCAACTGTAAAAATATATATGCTGAATTGTGCCTGAAGAACATCGGCTTTAGTACATATTGCCATGCCAAGGACAGTGAGCGGGTTTTATCCAAATGAACACATAATTTTTCTCATGTTGTGTTTTTTTATCACAACAACAATTCTCTCGTCCTAGATACAGTTGAAGGCACTCAAGCAATATATTTTAAATTATGTACCAGCATAAGTATATAACAAAAATAGAGGagcaaataaatgttccaacagaaTAATTATGTAAGATGTGATACGAAGTATTTAAGCTGAAATTTGATATAATGTTTCTTTCGACAGTTGATGTAATAAttgtcatactatctttattattaACACTAGGCGATAATCTTTGGCATGCTAATAGGTATAGGTCTTTAGTGGGCTGAATATAAAACCAGTACACTTTGACACTCCAGAAGATCATGTTGTGACCCAAGGAGCCTGGCAGTTCCTGAGAGCACACACTTTCCATTGAGGGGATGCAACATGATCCAGGATGAACTGCTCCTCatacttactccctccgtccggaaatacttgtcatcaaaatggacaaaaagggatgtatctaaaactaaaatacatctagatacatcctcttttattcattttgatgacaagtatttccggacggagggagtatttctcatAGTAGGTGGCACATAAAGTAGAACCGATGTCTATTTTGCCAGTAACAAGGAAATTTTATCATTAACATTGAAATATATATTTAAatttcaactgctcctagattttcTTATATTCCACTCTTCTGGCACTTTTTCTGTGCTATTGAAAAGAAGTCTTCATGAAAATGATTATTGGTTTATGCATATTCAAAATTTATGTTTGTCTTTAATTCCAGAATCAAGAGAAATCTGCCGCCATATAGCAGAGACTTATGAAGATCATGGATACCCATTTCTCCTTGGGAAGGATTCCCTTGAGAGGGCTTCCATCGAGGAATGGCTCCACCATGAAGAACATAATTTCAATCCTCCGAGCAGATCCTTGTTCTGCCACTTGGCCTTTCCTgttgctgaagaagatgatgatataGACTTGCAGACGAGAAAGCTAGAAGATGTTCTGGAAGTTTATGAGCAAAGGCTTGGTGACAGTGAATTCCTTGCTGGCAACAAGTTCACTCTTGCTGACCTCGTACACCTGCCAAACTCCTACCACATCACAAATTCTGAGAAGTTTCTGTACCTGTATGATTCAAGGAAGAATGTGCAGAGGTGGTGGCATGATATTTCTAGCCGGGGTTCTTGGCAGAAGGTGCTGAAGGTTATGCATGAGGTGGAGCGGCAGAACAAACAGGAGGAACTTGACAAGCAGCAGCAGCGCAAACAGGAGGAACTTGAGAAGCAGCAACGGCGTCAGTGGCGGAGACAGCATCCTCCAACCAGCAGATCCCCGTTCCGTCTAGACTCCCGGGAGCAACCCAGCACAAAACCTCACACGATATTGGTTCGCCCCCCTGCTAGTATCATCGCTCCCAAGGCTCCTCAAGCAGAGGAGCCTCATCCTACTGAAACTTCCCGTGATGAAACACCAGTCTCCTCAAGCATAAGTATTCCTACCACTCATAAAGCTCCAGATATCCGAAGCAAACACACTATCATTTCTACTACACATGAAGAAAGACCACCAGCCTCCCTCCAAAGTACTCCTAGAATTCCTGAAAAATCTCCTATTCCTGTCGAAAGAAGAATCAATTTTTTTACCCCAGCTACCTCTCCTATCACTGAGAAACCCTCAAGAAACGGTGCTGATAAGTCCAGAATTAGAGATGCCCCACTTCCTTCTGAAGCCACTGAAATAGACCTCCCTACTAAATCCAAGCCAAGTTCATCCAAAAAAGCATCTGATAACCTTCACGATTTCTATGAGGCAAGCAGACATACAGATGAAGCAGAACCTTATACTGGATCCATCTCACAAAAACCTTCAGAAATGCTGGACGAGATATCTGAAACTGATGGGCCCAGCAATGCCATTGATCATGCCGAAACCAGTCCAAGATCAGCTAAAGAAGATTCTGACCGACTCAGGACGTCAGGTTTCTGGACTGAGAACACAGCCCCCACTGCTGATACTCAGGATAAGAAATCAGTTCGATACACTGAGCGTACTTCACAAAGACCTGTTGGAAATATTTCTAGCAGGGCTACTGACCAGAGAGTTACATATACTTCTCCTGCGAAGCCCCATTCAACTGAAGCTCATCAGAAACTGCAGTCT
It encodes:
- the LOC119299962 gene encoding microtubule-associated protein futsch-like → MAGLGTGAPIVKVYHEKSIILPDVSRVLACLYEKEIDFTRETFSSYKSLLRLQASGHVPVPFYDGPNKFLEESREICRHIAETYEDHGYPFLLGKDSLERASIEEWLHHEEHNFNPPSRSLFCHLAFPVAEEDDDIDLQTRKLEDVLEVYEQRLGDSEFLAGNKFTLADLVHLPNSYHITNSEKFLYLYDSRKNVQRWWHDISSRGSWQKVLKVMHEVERQNKQEELDKQQQRKQEELEKQQRRQWRRQHPPTSRSPFRLDSREQPSTKPHTILVRPPASIIAPKAPQAEEPHPTETSRDETPVSSSISIPTTHKAPDIRSKHTIISTTHEERPPASLQSTPRIPEKSPIPVERRINFFTPATSPITEKPSRNGADKSRIRDAPLPSEATEIDLPTKSKPSSSKKASDNLHDFYEASRHTDEAEPYTGSISQKPSEMLDEISETDGPSNAIDHAETSPRSAKEDSDRLRTSGFWTENTAPTADTQDKKSVRYTERTSQRPVGNISSRATDQRVTYTSPAKPHSTEAHQKLQSEQWHAAVAGFPADRRKDASLPKGARDDTQAIPLYDDDTNQEARETASAPRQTRAQDPYDTSEGTSSRSQPISAPHDAVPPPKQATSEGPYARKDVVEARRFHVDRRKDAPLPKRVRDDTQANPLYDDDDDTNQEARE